One stretch of Pedobacter riviphilus DNA includes these proteins:
- a CDS encoding fumarylacetoacetate hydrolase family protein: MKLVSYKTEDREHLGIFINGHIYNLNSCDKLLPDNMSTFLQGGEVLMERAKRIDDQIKDGSLAAKEEIFYEILAPVPHPTSCRDGYAFRQHVAAARRNRKVDMIPQFDEYPIFYFTNHNAIQGTGEIECMPDHFDKLDFELELAIVIGKKGRNIKAAEADEYIAGYMVMNDMSARTLQMEEMLLNLGPAKGKDFSTVIGPWLVTPDELLQYKVAPKEGHVGNAYDLKMTCRVNGIEVSKGNAADMDWTFAEIIERCAYGVDILPGDVIGSGTVGTGCFLELNGTGLLNDPNYKVQWLQPGDVVEMEITGLGALTNTITKADTDFSILALKKH; the protein is encoded by the coding sequence ATGAAACTAGTATCTTATAAAACCGAAGACAGGGAGCATCTTGGTATATTTATCAATGGACATATTTATAACTTAAATAGTTGCGATAAATTGCTTCCAGATAATATGAGTACGTTTTTGCAAGGAGGCGAAGTGTTAATGGAAAGGGCAAAAAGGATAGACGATCAGATAAAAGATGGTAGTTTAGCTGCTAAAGAAGAAATTTTTTATGAGATTTTAGCGCCTGTTCCACATCCTACCAGTTGTCGTGATGGATACGCTTTCAGGCAGCATGTTGCTGCGGCACGTAGAAACAGAAAGGTTGATATGATCCCTCAATTTGATGAATACCCAATCTTTTATTTTACCAACCACAACGCTATTCAGGGTACTGGAGAAATTGAATGTATGCCAGATCATTTTGATAAACTGGATTTCGAATTGGAGCTTGCCATTGTTATCGGTAAAAAAGGAAGAAATATTAAAGCTGCTGAGGCTGATGAATACATTGCTGGTTACATGGTAATGAACGATATGAGTGCCCGTACCTTGCAGATGGAAGAGATGTTGCTGAATTTAGGTCCTGCAAAAGGAAAAGATTTTTCTACCGTAATTGGCCCATGGCTGGTAACGCCTGATGAATTATTGCAATATAAAGTTGCGCCTAAAGAAGGTCACGTTGGTAATGCTTACGATCTTAAAATGACCTGCAGAGTAAATGGCATCGAAGTTTCGAAAGGAAATGCTGCTGATATGGACTGGACTTTTGCCGAAATTATAGAACGTTGTGCTTATGGTGTAGATATTCTTCCGGGTGATGTAATTGGTTCGGGAACAGTGGGTACGGGTTGTTTCTTAGAGTTAAATGGTACTGGTTTGCTTAACGATCCAAATTATAAAGTACAGTGGTTACAACCAGGTGATGTTGTAGAAATGGAAATTACAGGCCTTGGGGCTTTAACTAATACGATTACTAAAGCAGATACCGATTTTTCGATCCTGGCGTTGAAGAAACATTAA
- a CDS encoding flavin reductase family protein yields the protein MLTLNTSDLTPVDLQNYLQYAIAPRPICFASTIDAEGNINLSPFSFFNMFSTNPPICIFSPSRRVRDNTTKHSLENVLQVKECVINIVNYDMVQQMSLASTEYAKGINEFEKAGFTMLKSDLVRPPRVAEAPVQFECVVNEVISLGDHHGAGNLVLAEIKVIHINEAILDENGRIDQHKIDLVARLGGDWYCRVTGDNLFKVAKPLAKLGIGIDRLPHSVRFSKVLSGNDLGMLGNVEHLPSDEEIDLISTHAEVKEVLDATIGDTTNRERELHELAKKFLQNGAVELALKVVLL from the coding sequence TTGCTAACTTTAAACACCTCCGATTTAACACCTGTAGATCTGCAAAATTATTTGCAATACGCTATCGCTCCGCGACCGATCTGTTTTGCCTCAACTATCGATGCCGAAGGGAACATTAATTTAAGCCCCTTCAGTTTCTTTAATATGTTTAGTACAAATCCGCCGATCTGTATTTTTTCCCCGTCGAGGAGGGTGCGCGATAATACCACCAAACATAGCTTGGAAAATGTACTGCAGGTTAAAGAATGCGTCATCAATATTGTAAATTACGATATGGTGCAGCAAATGAGCCTGGCCAGTACCGAATATGCCAAAGGCATAAACGAATTCGAAAAAGCGGGATTTACCATGTTGAAATCTGATCTGGTTCGGCCACCAAGAGTTGCCGAGGCGCCAGTACAGTTTGAATGTGTGGTAAATGAGGTGATTTCATTAGGCGATCATCATGGTGCAGGAAACCTTGTGCTGGCTGAAATAAAAGTGATTCATATTAATGAAGCTATTTTAGATGAGAATGGTCGGATTGATCAGCACAAAATCGATCTTGTAGCCCGTTTAGGAGGCGATTGGTATTGTAGGGTTACGGGCGATAATTTGTTTAAAGTAGCAAAACCCCTGGCTAAATTGGGCATAGGAATAGATCGTTTACCACATTCGGTCCGTTTTTCTAAAGTATTATCTGGCAATGACCTTGGAATGTTAGGAAACGTTGAACATTTACCAAGTGACGAAGAAATCGACTTGATCAGTACCCACGCTGAAGTAAAAGAAGTGCTCGATGCTACCATAGGTGATACAACTAACCGCGAAAGAGAGCTGCACGAACTGGCGAAAAAGTTTCTTCAAAATGGAGCGGTGGAGCTTGCTTTAAAAGTTGTTTTACTTTAA
- a CDS encoding YdeI/OmpD-associated family protein, whose translation MHTIVQVDQYIINSAEFAIPILDHLRNLVHKADARIEEKIKWGMPFFDYKGTVCHMASFKHHCAFGFWKGSLMNDEYGVFKERSEAMGLLGKIKSFDDLPSDEILIAYIQQAIQLNENNVKLPPKPKTTEKKELIIPEYFIEALQEDPEALSVFQNFSLSNKKEYVLWLEEAKTEATRIKRLETTLAWLAEGKTRMWKYKK comes from the coding sequence ATGCATACAATTGTTCAGGTAGATCAGTACATCATCAATTCGGCAGAATTTGCGATTCCCATTTTAGATCATTTGAGAAATCTGGTACATAAGGCTGATGCCCGTATTGAAGAGAAAATTAAATGGGGGATGCCTTTCTTCGATTATAAAGGTACGGTTTGCCATATGGCTTCTTTCAAGCATCATTGTGCATTTGGCTTTTGGAAAGGATCTTTAATGAACGATGAATACGGTGTTTTTAAAGAACGTTCTGAAGCAATGGGCTTATTGGGTAAAATAAAGTCTTTTGACGACCTGCCTTCAGATGAAATTTTGATTGCCTACATTCAACAGGCTATTCAATTAAACGAAAACAATGTAAAATTGCCACCAAAACCAAAAACTACAGAGAAGAAAGAACTGATTATACCTGAATATTTTATTGAAGCTTTACAAGAAGATCCTGAAGCATTGTCGGTTTTTCAGAATTTTAGTTTATCCAATAAAAAGGAATATGTATTGTGGCTTGAGGAAGCTAAAACCGAAGCAACCAGAATAAAAAGATTGGAAACCACTTTGGCGTGGCTTGCAGAAGGCAAAACGAGGATGTGGAAATATAAAAAATAA
- a CDS encoding C40 family peptidase, with amino-acid sequence MKKIIVPIAFFILSATAGKAQTIIPAQYQELVKKLVASLPKEDKPSNNSSAKQSESLIDFAKSMLGIPYRYATSNPKVGFDCSGFVSYVFSNFGFKVPRSSREFSYAGKETSLENAKVGDVLIFTGSNSRIRRIGHVGIVYSIDENGIKFIHASSGKVHQVTITDLDGHYKARFMKIVSIL; translated from the coding sequence ATGAAGAAAATAATAGTCCCGATTGCGTTTTTCATTTTGTCTGCCACAGCAGGAAAAGCCCAAACCATCATTCCGGCTCAGTACCAGGAGTTAGTTAAAAAGCTCGTTGCCAGTCTACCTAAAGAGGATAAGCCTTCAAACAATTCCTCAGCCAAGCAATCCGAAAGTTTAATCGATTTTGCCAAAAGTATGTTAGGTATCCCTTATCGTTATGCTACAAGTAACCCTAAAGTTGGTTTTGACTGTTCTGGCTTTGTAAGTTATGTTTTCAGTAATTTTGGTTTTAAAGTTCCACGCTCTTCGAGAGAATTTAGCTATGCGGGGAAAGAAACCAGTCTGGAAAATGCAAAAGTAGGCGATGTATTGATTTTTACAGGCAGTAATTCAAGAATAAGAAGGATCGGTCATGTTGGGATTGTTTATTCCATTGACGAAAACGGGATCAAATTTATTCATGCCTCTTCAGGGAAAGTGCACCAGGTAACTATTACCGATCTTGACGGTCATTATAAAGCCCGTTTCATGAAAATTGTAAGTATCCTTTAA
- a CDS encoding DUF4870 domain-containing protein — protein METNSPFKTADSGKNAAVVSYIFLIGWLISYFAMYKDNKTALSSYHLRQSLLLHLGMIVLNVAVTVLIIIVPTAIFGYLSYVIYIAYIILIILGAISANNGEQKPLPLIGDKAQTMFPSI, from the coding sequence ATGGAAACAAATTCTCCTTTTAAAACAGCCGACAGCGGCAAAAATGCTGCTGTTGTGAGCTACATCTTTCTTATTGGGTGGCTAATATCGTACTTTGCAATGTACAAAGACAATAAAACAGCGCTATCCAGCTATCACTTAAGGCAATCTTTATTGCTCCATTTAGGTATGATTGTGCTTAATGTAGCGGTAACAGTATTAATCATAATTGTGCCAACAGCAATTTTTGGATACTTAAGTTATGTAATATACATTGCCTATATTATTTTGATTATCCTAGGTGCAATAAGTGCAAATAATGGTGAGCAAAAGCCTCTTCCATTAATCGGCGACAAAGCGCAAACCATGTTCCCAAGTATTTAA
- a CDS encoding SDR family oxidoreductase, producing the protein MNIIITGASSGIGFETALEFSLQKENKIVAIARSADKLRKLLEIAKGINPDCTLLPVEFDIVNDDYAALVPFLKERLGSVDILINNAGALINKPFLETTEIDLGEMLQSNVISHFRMIQHILPLMQSGSHIVNIGSMGGFQGSVKFPGLSAYSASKAALHTLTECLAFELAETGIKINCLALGSAQTEMLEAAFPGYQSPVMAFEMGKYISDFAKTGHKFFNGKILPVAVTTP; encoded by the coding sequence ATGAACATTATAATTACAGGTGCAAGTAGCGGAATCGGTTTCGAAACTGCTTTAGAATTTAGCTTACAGAAAGAGAACAAGATTGTAGCCATTGCCCGGTCGGCAGATAAACTGCGTAAACTCTTGGAAATTGCTAAAGGCATTAATCCAGACTGTACACTTTTACCGGTAGAATTTGACATTGTAAATGATGATTATGCCGCATTAGTTCCATTTTTAAAGGAACGGTTAGGATCTGTTGATATCTTAATTAACAATGCAGGCGCATTAATTAATAAACCTTTTTTAGAAACCACAGAAATTGATCTTGGTGAAATGTTACAGAGCAACGTGATCTCACATTTCAGAATGATACAGCATATTTTACCCTTAATGCAAAGCGGAAGCCACATTGTGAACATTGGTAGTATGGGTGGTTTTCAAGGAAGTGTTAAATTTCCAGGACTTTCGGCTTATTCGGCAAGTAAAGCAGCACTGCATACTTTAACTGAATGTTTAGCATTTGAACTGGCTGAAACAGGAATCAAGATCAATTGCCTTGCATTAGGATCGGCACAGACGGAAATGCTTGAAGCTGCTTTCCCAGGATACCAAAGCCCGGTTATGGCTTTCGAAATGGGGAAATATATTAGTGATTTTGCTAAAACCGGACATAAATTCTTTAATGGCAAAATTTTACCTGTTGCTGTTACCACACCATAA
- a CDS encoding aromatic amino acid hydroxylase translates to MSHFNDFNNAQVAKLPNHLKQFIVDQNYEKYTPIDQAVWRYVMRQNYSYLKNVAYYPYIKGLQRAGLSIEHIPDLQTMNDNLGKIGWGAVTVDGFIPPAAFMEYQAYRVLVIAADIRQINHIEYTPAPDIIHESAGHAPIIADTDYNNYLSYFGSIGAKAMFSAKDFELYEAIRKLSILKEAVDVDEIQIAKAEKELRYISENMGEPSEMALLGRLHWWTVEYGLIGTLENPKIYGAGLLSSIGESATCMQNDVEKLWYNIDTINYAYDITKPQPQLFVTETFQNLIDVLETFANTMAFRKGGTEGIMKAIACKNVATAVYSSGLQVSGVFTDIGVGTKDEVTFIKTTGPSALAFNGKQLKGHGKDYHADGFSSPVGRLKDAAKALEDYSLAELQTVGIITGEKAILIFDSGIKVAGSVKDIITKNDKLILIAFKDCTVTERNGNTLFKPEWGIYDMAIGETIVSVFNGAADKDAYEEITLISNEKTHHITYDDKTLKLHGLYQTVRAIRESGEGLDKLAEIFAQLKSNHRQDWLCALEILEIIYHKKIYHQLEKEIQVYLEIKASKELDHTKLINDGLHVIKNPVSQLIVED, encoded by the coding sequence ATGAGCCATTTTAATGATTTTAATAATGCGCAGGTAGCAAAATTGCCCAATCATTTAAAGCAATTTATTGTCGACCAGAATTACGAAAAATACACACCGATCGATCAAGCAGTGTGGCGTTACGTAATGCGCCAGAATTATAGTTATCTTAAAAATGTTGCTTATTACCCTTACATAAAAGGCTTACAGCGAGCGGGTTTAAGTATCGAGCACATTCCCGACCTGCAAACCATGAACGACAACCTCGGTAAGATTGGTTGGGGTGCAGTAACTGTTGATGGCTTTATTCCGCCAGCTGCATTTATGGAGTATCAGGCCTACCGTGTACTAGTAATTGCTGCTGATATCCGCCAGATTAATCACATTGAATATACACCAGCACCAGATATTATACACGAGAGTGCTGGCCACGCCCCTATCATCGCAGATACGGATTACAACAATTATTTAAGCTATTTTGGTTCGATTGGCGCAAAAGCCATGTTCTCGGCGAAAGATTTTGAACTTTACGAGGCCATTAGGAAACTATCGATTTTGAAAGAAGCTGTAGATGTAGACGAGATTCAGATTGCCAAGGCAGAAAAAGAGCTTCGTTACATCAGCGAAAACATGGGTGAGCCTTCTGAAATGGCTTTACTTGGTCGCTTACACTGGTGGACAGTGGAGTATGGATTAATTGGTACTTTAGAAAATCCAAAAATTTATGGCGCTGGTTTGCTTTCTTCTATCGGTGAAAGTGCAACCTGTATGCAAAATGATGTAGAGAAACTTTGGTACAACATCGATACGATTAATTACGCTTACGATATTACCAAACCACAGCCACAGCTTTTTGTAACCGAAACATTCCAAAATCTTATTGATGTTTTGGAAACCTTTGCCAATACCATGGCCTTTAGAAAAGGTGGAACAGAGGGTATTATGAAAGCAATTGCCTGTAAAAATGTAGCCACAGCAGTTTATAGTTCGGGCCTGCAGGTAAGCGGTGTATTTACCGACATTGGTGTGGGCACAAAAGATGAAGTAACCTTTATTAAAACCACTGGCCCTTCGGCATTGGCATTTAATGGAAAACAATTAAAAGGCCATGGGAAAGATTACCATGCTGATGGTTTTTCGTCGCCTGTTGGTCGGTTAAAAGATGCTGCAAAAGCACTGGAAGATTATAGCTTAGCTGAATTACAGACTGTAGGGATAATTACAGGCGAAAAAGCCATACTTATATTTGATAGTGGCATTAAAGTAGCTGGTTCAGTTAAAGATATTATTACAAAAAACGATAAACTCATTTTAATTGCCTTTAAAGATTGTACGGTTACAGAGCGTAATGGAAATACGCTGTTTAAACCCGAGTGGGGCATTTATGATATGGCCATAGGCGAAACCATTGTTTCAGTTTTTAATGGCGCTGCCGATAAAGACGCTTACGAAGAGATTACATTAATTAGCAACGAGAAAACACATCACATTACTTATGATGATAAAACTTTAAAACTGCACGGTTTATACCAAACGGTTAGAGCGATTAGGGAAAGTGGGGAAGGTTTGGATAAGCTTGCCGAAATTTTTGCACAACTAAAATCGAACCACAGGCAGGATTGGCTTTGTGCACTGGAAATTCTGGAGATTATTTATCACAAAAAGATCTATCATCAGTTGGAAAAAGAAATTCAGGTTTATCTTGAAATTAAAGCAAGCAAAGAGTTAGACCATACTAAATTGATTAATGATGGTTTGCATGTAATTAAAAACCCGGTGAGCCAGCTGATTGTAGAGGATTGA
- a CDS encoding GtrA family protein: MHNFRYMATGGGTLLLGILSYYFAYFFIFKTEEVDFGIIVLQRETASLLIDYAVAIPTSFLLNKYVIFTHSELKGRVQLFRFLNLQFINILANYVLLKFLLELLRDYPTLAMLSRILVSVLMALFSYLYQHYFTFSVKKIGNKKAGKKH, translated from the coding sequence TTGCATAATTTCAGATATATGGCCACTGGTGGCGGGACTTTGCTGTTGGGAATCTTAAGTTATTATTTTGCTTACTTTTTCATTTTTAAAACCGAAGAAGTAGATTTTGGGATAATTGTGCTTCAGAGAGAAACCGCATCGCTATTGATCGATTATGCCGTTGCTATTCCAACCAGTTTTTTGCTTAATAAGTATGTGATATTTACCCATAGCGAATTGAAAGGCAGGGTTCAGCTTTTTAGGTTTTTAAATCTTCAATTCATTAACATACTGGCCAATTATGTTTTATTGAAGTTTTTGTTGGAACTTTTAAGAGATTATCCAACTTTAGCAATGCTCTCAAGAATATTGGTATCGGTTTTAATGGCACTTTTCAGTTACCTCTATCAGCACTATTTTACATTTAGCGTTAAAAAAATCGGGAATAAAAAAGCAGGTAAGAAGCATTAA
- a CDS encoding CAP domain-containing protein — MFKILLPTLLLIIFSGQVNAQKWTDAEFRKANTAANASYLSNEEKNIVMYMNLIRLDGEKFYYTFLEDYINNYNAKVRKYRNYNELRITRNNSYYTSLLKHLRGIKNLQMFYPDDKLTSLSRSHAQDLNRNNLDTHESSNGDKFSKRLSRYFPNKAMSENIDFGYSNSLDIVCHLLLDCGVPSLGHRFNLLDQKYKLNTVGVSIQPHPSYTWCAVIDFVAQPTYYTNNE; from the coding sequence ATGTTTAAAATACTTCTACCCACTCTTTTACTTATAATTTTTTCTGGCCAGGTTAATGCTCAAAAATGGACTGATGCCGAATTCCGCAAAGCTAATACCGCAGCAAATGCTTCTTATTTAAGTAACGAAGAAAAAAACATTGTGATGTATATGAACCTAATCCGCCTTGATGGCGAAAAGTTTTATTATACATTTTTAGAAGACTACATCAATAACTACAATGCTAAAGTGCGGAAGTACAGAAATTACAATGAACTCAGGATTACCAGAAATAATTCATATTACACTTCTTTACTTAAACATTTACGAGGCATAAAAAACCTGCAGATGTTTTATCCTGATGATAAATTAACTTCGTTAAGCCGGAGCCATGCACAGGATTTGAACAGAAATAATCTCGACACGCATGAAAGCAGTAACGGAGATAAATTTTCCAAACGATTATCCAGATATTTCCCAAATAAAGCCATGAGCGAAAATATCGATTTTGGCTACTCTAACAGTTTAGATATTGTTTGCCATTTGTTGTTAGATTGTGGCGTACCTTCGCTCGGCCATCGTTTTAATTTACTCGATCAAAAATACAAGCTCAATACCGTTGGCGTAAGTATACAGCCACACCCCTCTTATACCTGGTGTGCAGTAATCGATTTTGTAGCACAACCTACATATTACACCAATAACGAATAA
- a CDS encoding C40 family peptidase — translation MMKRILILGCLLNFAVSLKAQIDTAAYKTISNQVKKEFAPDKRSVYFNIQFKGDTVLAESTSAQVLEALNNQTKDFKGFVKINTLLPSSNLAGMEYGLANLSVCNNRAAPQNAAEMMTQMILGTPVQVLKKQGGYYLVRTPDGYLSWTDATAVSVMNKTAFEAWKKSKRIIFTSDFGHAFSKADINSSRVSDLVNGNILVLTGEEKDYYQVIFPDKRTGYIKKTDAQVFSNWLKKPNPNAEAILATAKTLIGVPYLWGGTSIKGVDCSGFTKTSYFLNGIIIPRDASQQALVGEDVLVLEGDSISLTKCLKNLKAGDLLFFAAAKLKGTSGGRITHTAIYMGDGEFIQSAGMVRINNLKPNAANFDERESKTLVSAKRFLNQIGTSEITRVDRHTWYGTSAY, via the coding sequence ATGATGAAAAGAATATTAATACTGGGCTGTTTATTAAATTTTGCAGTTTCTTTAAAGGCGCAGATTGATACAGCAGCATATAAAACGATTTCAAATCAAGTAAAGAAAGAATTTGCTCCAGATAAAAGATCTGTTTACTTTAATATTCAGTTTAAAGGAGATACTGTTCTTGCAGAAAGTACATCGGCGCAAGTGCTCGAGGCACTAAATAATCAAACCAAAGATTTCAAGGGTTTCGTTAAAATAAATACGCTTCTCCCGTCGAGCAATTTAGCTGGGATGGAATATGGATTAGCCAATCTTTCGGTCTGTAACAATAGAGCTGCCCCTCAAAATGCAGCAGAAATGATGACGCAGATGATTTTGGGCACACCTGTACAAGTATTAAAGAAACAGGGCGGCTATTATCTGGTACGCACACCCGATGGTTATTTGTCGTGGACTGATGCTACCGCCGTAAGTGTGATGAATAAGACGGCTTTTGAAGCATGGAAAAAATCAAAACGGATTATCTTCACTTCCGATTTTGGTCATGCTTTTAGCAAAGCAGATATCAACTCCTCCCGCGTTTCTGACTTAGTAAATGGCAATATCTTAGTATTAACCGGCGAAGAAAAAGATTATTATCAAGTTATTTTTCCCGATAAACGGACCGGCTATATTAAAAAAACTGATGCTCAAGTATTTTCTAACTGGTTGAAAAAGCCCAATCCAAATGCAGAAGCTATTTTGGCAACAGCAAAAACATTAATTGGGGTTCCCTATCTTTGGGGTGGTACATCTATCAAAGGGGTAGATTGTAGTGGTTTTACCAAAACAAGCTATTTCCTGAATGGAATTATCATTCCGAGAGATGCCTCGCAACAAGCTTTGGTTGGAGAAGATGTCCTTGTTTTAGAAGGAGATTCAATTAGTCTTACTAAATGCCTTAAAAATTTAAAAGCTGGCGATCTATTGTTTTTCGCCGCAGCAAAATTGAAAGGAACATCTGGAGGAAGGATAACGCATACCGCTATTTACATGGGCGATGGCGAGTTTATTCAGTCGGCCGGAATGGTTAGAATTAATAACTTAAAGCCTAATGCTGCCAACTTTGATGAACGTGAAAGCAAAACTTTGGTGAGTGCCAAGCGCTTCCTAAACCAGATTGGGACGTCGGAAATCACAAGGGTTGATCGACATACCTGGTATGGAACCTCTGCTTATTAA
- a CDS encoding SDR family oxidoreductase, with translation METQNKIALVTGGSRGLGKNAALKIATKGIGVIITYQSKKEEAEDTVNEIKQLGIQAVALQLNVADTKTFDAFFVEVKAILKSVFNAEKFDFLINNAGIGIHASFAETTEEQFDTLVNIHYKGAFFLTQKALTLLNDGGGIINLSTGLARFATPGYAAYASMKGAMETLTKYQAKELGTRGIRSNIVAPGAIETDFGGGVVRDNDQLNAGIASNTALGRVGLPDDIGGVVAFLCTEDARWINAQRIEASGGMFL, from the coding sequence ATGGAAACACAAAATAAAATTGCCCTGGTAACCGGTGGTAGCCGTGGATTAGGAAAAAATGCTGCTTTAAAAATTGCGACAAAAGGAATTGGAGTAATTATTACTTATCAATCTAAAAAAGAAGAAGCCGAGGATACGGTTAATGAAATAAAACAGCTAGGGATACAAGCTGTGGCATTACAGTTAAACGTTGCCGACACTAAAACTTTCGATGCCTTTTTTGTAGAAGTTAAAGCCATATTGAAATCTGTTTTTAATGCCGAAAAATTCGATTTTCTCATCAACAATGCAGGCATTGGCATTCATGCTTCATTTGCCGAAACTACCGAAGAGCAATTTGATACTTTGGTAAACATCCACTATAAAGGCGCTTTCTTTTTAACCCAAAAGGCTTTAACACTATTAAATGATGGCGGTGGGATTATTAATCTTTCTACTGGTTTGGCGCGTTTTGCTACCCCTGGCTATGCTGCTTATGCATCGATGAAAGGTGCAATGGAAACCTTAACAAAATACCAGGCCAAAGAATTAGGTACAAGAGGAATCAGATCAAACATTGTTGCTCCTGGTGCAATAGAAACTGATTTTGGTGGTGGTGTAGTGCGCGATAACGATCAGCTTAATGCAGGAATCGCCTCGAATACAGCCTTAGGCCGTGTAGGTCTGCCTGATGATATTGGTGGTGTGGTTGCTTTTTTATGTACTGAAGATGCCAGATGGATTAATGCACAACGAATTGAAGCATCAGGCGGTATGTTTTTGTAA
- a CDS encoding helix-turn-helix domain-containing protein, with amino-acid sequence MKIPQKFFARQHEIAADFLKELDKHLDDVVSGRVTEMFEVRDFAELIHVHPTHLSNTIKSATGHSPCYFFEERLMEISKSMLQNVSMPIAEIARILTYDPSNFTKFFKHFSGQTPKQYREAYFQSLATNKEIVTI; translated from the coding sequence ATGAAAATCCCACAGAAGTTTTTTGCCCGTCAACACGAAATCGCAGCCGATTTTTTGAAGGAACTGGATAAACATTTAGACGATGTGGTATCGGGTAGGGTAACAGAGATGTTTGAAGTAAGAGATTTTGCCGAGCTTATCCACGTTCACCCCACACACTTAAGCAATACCATTAAATCGGCTACGGGTCACTCACCTTGTTATTTCTTTGAAGAACGTTTAATGGAAATTTCGAAATCGATGTTACAGAATGTTAGCATGCCTATTGCAGAAATAGCCAGAATTTTAACATACGATCCATCTAACTTTACCAAGTTTTTTAAACACTTCTCTGGCCAAACACCCAAACAGTACAGAGAAGCTTATTTCCAGTCTTTGGCCACAAATAAGGAAATTGTCACCATATAA
- a CDS encoding DUF6252 family protein, translated as MKVPFKLSLLALVCLLITSSCKKEIDYHQEWTLSTMSAKVDGALVQCTLATAQVYDVGGEISVQISGNKGINTGFSLLISGFKGVGTYNLSDNNMAIYLLSTSGLQDAYIGNTSGKIKITSYLADKYIKGTFEFKGENQSTATSKTISDGQFMISLAPVKLPETNNSTNNLSAKVDGTTIGFTGEATSINTPIIGNLLTIVTINGDKRMILSVIDYKGVGTYDLVTDGIGSYMKDQTPTGSFTATSGTLAITSEAGGRLKGTFSFKAPNEDTNINTSVTVTDGIFDLPFSKK; from the coding sequence GTGAAAGTACCTTTCAAATTATCGCTATTGGCACTGGTATGCCTTTTAATTACCTCATCTTGTAAAAAGGAAATCGATTACCATCAGGAATGGACTTTATCTACAATGAGCGCAAAAGTTGATGGTGCTTTAGTACAATGTACGTTAGCCACTGCCCAGGTTTATGATGTAGGTGGAGAAATAAGTGTCCAAATCTCGGGTAACAAAGGAATTAATACTGGCTTTAGTTTACTGATCAGCGGTTTTAAAGGTGTTGGCACCTATAATTTATCGGATAACAATATGGCGATTTACCTTTTGAGTACATCCGGATTACAAGATGCTTACATAGGCAATACATCAGGAAAAATAAAGATAACCAGTTACTTAGCAGACAAATACATTAAGGGTACTTTTGAGTTTAAAGGCGAAAATCAATCTACTGCAACAAGCAAAACCATCAGCGATGGGCAGTTTATGATCAGTTTAGCCCCGGTTAAACTGCCAGAAACCAATAACAGCACTAATAATTTAAGTGCAAAGGTAGATGGCACCACAATTGGTTTTACCGGTGAAGCAACATCAATCAACACACCAATTATTGGCAATTTACTTACGATTGTAACTATAAATGGTGATAAACGCATGATTCTTTCAGTTATAGACTATAAAGGTGTGGGCACCTACGATCTTGTAACTGATGGAATTGGATCTTACATGAAAGACCAAACACCTACAGGCTCATTTACTGCTACAAGCGGTACATTGGCGATTACAAGCGAAGCTGGTGGTAGATTAAAAGGAACATTTTCATTTAAAGCACCCAATGAAGATACGAACATTAATACATCAGTAACGGTAACAGATGGTATTTTTGACTTACCCTTTAGCAAGAAATAA